The window CCGAGTCGGCTGGATGCCGAGTCGGCGTCGACTGGCGTGAGTGCGAGACGGCCTCCCTCGTCGGGGAAGACACGGTAGTATTCGTCACGCTCGGTGAACGCCAGGATGTCGAACATCCCGATGGGACGGCGAACGTCGGAAGCCGGGTCGCCGTTGACCAGAACACTCTGGTTGTTGAGGGCGTACTTGGCCTCCTTCTTCGAGTCCACGTAGCCGAGCACGTCGCGCAGGACGATGAGCAGGGGAACCCCTGCTTCGCCGTGCGGGCCGGCACCGGCTTTGACCGTGAACGTGCCTGTCTTGCGCTCGACCGGCCAGGACTTCGGTACGGACAGTCGCTTCTGGTGTCGAGTCATTCGTTATCCTCCTTGAGTCGGGCCTCGCGCACGTCGTCTTCGAGGTCCAGTTCCGTCACGCGGACGTTACTGGCCTGAAGGGGTCGTGGGACCTCCTCACCGTCGGCTTTGGCCACAGTGACGCCTTCGACGTAGATGACGGCGTCCTTGAGGTCGACCTCGGTGACTTCGCCATCTTCGCCGGCGAAGTCGCCACGGAGTACCTCCACGGTGTCGCCCACGTTGACGCGGACGTTCCGGGTGTCGTACTCCTCGCGGAGGTCGGCCGACAGCGGTGCGCGGACCTGCTTTTGCC is drawn from Haloferax litoreum and contains these coding sequences:
- a CDS encoding 30S ribosomal protein S4e translates to MTRHQKRLSVPKSWPVERKTGTFTVKAGAGPHGEAGVPLLIVLRDVLGYVDSKKEAKYALNNQSVLVNGDPASDVRRPIGMFDILAFTERDEYYRVFPDEGGRLALTPVDADSASSRLGKIVRKTQVSGGKFQLTLHDGSNLVVDDASEYDNKDSIVVDNETKEVVVHFPYEEGALVTAVAGTHAGEIGEVTEIITTKGSGNNSVVVETEDGEFETIEQYVVVIDENFTGDDE
- the rplX gene encoding 50S ribosomal protein L24 produces the protein MTRQPRKQRNEVRNAPLHERQKQVRAPLSADLREEYDTRNVRVNVGDTVEVLRGDFAGEDGEVTEVDLKDAVIYVEGVTVAKADGEEVPRPLQASNVRVTELDLEDDVREARLKEDNE